DNA from Triticum aestivum cultivar Chinese Spring chromosome 7D, IWGSC CS RefSeq v2.1, whole genome shotgun sequence:
ggcccagagatacctctccgatacacgaagtgataaatcctaatcttgatctatgtcaacccaacaaacaccttcggagacacctgtagagcatctttataatcatccagttacgttgtgacgtgtgatagcacacaaggtgttcctccggtattcgggagttgcataatctcatagtcagaggaatatgtataagtcatgaagaaagcaatagcaataaaactaaatgatcataatgctaagctaacggatgggtcttgtccatcacatcattctcctaatgatgtgatcccgttcatcaaatgaaaacacatgtctatggtcaggaaacttaaccatctttgattaacgagctagccaagtagaggcatactagggacactttgttttgtctatgtattcacacatgtacgaagtttccggttaatacaaatctagcatgaataataaacatttatcatgatataaggaaatagaaataacaactttattattgcctctagggcatatttccttcatatagaaGGGGCTGGAAACCCGTGCTTAGGGCGGCACTTGGTGTAGTTCACTTCCTGGAGGGCTGGCGCTCAACGCCACCTGTGCCGATGGAAGATGGGAGTGTTCCGAAATGGTCGTAGATAATGGAAACTTCCGTGCCATCGATGCCCTCTTGATAATAGACGCCCTCTCGGAAGATGGTGCAAATGTGAGGGTCCTCAGCCAAACCACGATTGCATTCATTGTCTCAGATCTCCGGCTGAGGAGTTGAGGAGCTCACCGTGGCAACCACTGCTTCCAGCCCTGTTCGGACGCTTTAAAAAGCTAATCAGGCAGTTATATACCTTGCTCCGAGGAAATATAAGTTAGTTGTTGAAACTTAGTGCCTGTACGTGTTTGTGGCAAGAAAAACCATTAAACATCGACTCCTCGGGGAAATCCACCACTTCACCTTTGAACACGGTTGCAAGTGATTAGCGATTGTGGAATCCTCCTCTTATCGCGTGGGTAGAGTCATTTTCACCATTGAACTACCACATAGGGTGGATGCGCTATTGAAGTGGCTGGATTCCTCAGGCAAGAGCCACTGCCATCACATTGATGAGGGTTAGCCCATGACGATGAAGGCATGTCACCTGAGTAGCCATCCTGGCCATGGTGAAAGTACCTTCTCAGGACTGGGTCCTCAAACCTAGTCATACCATTTCCTGGGAGAGGTGAGCGAAAAGGGAGCAAGTCCCTGCCGTGGAGGATCCTCAAACAACACATCAAGAATATAAACCACTCCCCCTGCCAAGTCTAACTATCCTCATTTGAGGTACCGACAAGATAGCCGGACCACGCGACTCTACAAACCTCGGCTCCACCACACTCAAATAATGTTCCATCTCGGACGCGAGGAACTAGGCAAAAGTGCATGCTTGCAATAAAGGCGATTATCGCTGCATGCATGTAATGGGGGGctcttaggctggccatagtgggggtaacataagtagtaacatgcacttgggactcacaaacatgcttatgtggcagtcaattaaagaagagagagatgattatagtaacataggtagataccgtaacataattaatgttatgctactatgtgtcatgcatggcaatagatgagaccacctatgatactaatctatgttattatgcactatggatgtagtagtgatctaaacgctcttatattagtttacggagggagtacatgatactagtatatgatactccccagtATGACCAGCCTTATAAAAATGCACACCGTCCGGTCATTAGTTCTTGCACGAACTTGATTAGGTACAGTGACTACATGATTATCCATATGATGATTTTCTAACAACTAAACTGTTGTAGTGGGGGTGCTCTTATAACCTGCACGCCGTCCAGTGATTAGTTCTAACATCAACTTGGTTAGGTAAAGTTGCCAAACATGATTATCCTTGGGTGATTGTCTAACACCTTGATTAGGTGCAGCAAACTTATTTGCTCCACCGGATAAATGTGTGACCGAGCGTTCAGGCAAACATTTGCATGCCGTGACCTGTGCCTAAAAATGGTACAAGAAGCAACCAGTTCCAGATTGTGACCTATCGTGGTGCTGGCTTGGGGGACATCTGCTTCGCCTACTCGAGGAATCCAGGACCCAAGTTGGTGCATTACGCGACGAATACTGCCTGGTGAAAAACAGACGCAGCGTTCTTATACATTGTTCAATAAATGCTGAATGATCCACATGCAAACGAGTGACGCCGATAAGCATACCACCGGATGCCGTGCGCCAAAGGAGCTTTTCGCCTATGAGGGACCGTTCTTCAATTGGAGTGGTGGTGGCTGATATCAAGTCTTTGTCTGAAGGTTTCTCTTCAGTGTCCTTCAAACATGTTCGTCGGCATTTAAATGTTCCTGCTCATGTGCTAGCTAAATCTTGTATGAACTCTTCTAGTCTTTGTGTGTTCCATTCTGTTCCGGATTGCATCCGGCAAACTCTGTGTAATGTTGTTCATTGATCTATAAAGCCGGCgttctctctctcaaaaaaaggAGCTTTTCGCCAACAGCTGCACTACCCATACAAGAGACAgacacgcgcacacacacagcTACACACCAATAACTTCACTATCCATGGCTGCTTCACCGCCGCTCCGTCACGTGGCCATGCTCCCCTTCATGGCGAAAGGCCACGCCATGCCGCTCCTCCACCTCGCGCATCTCCTTCttggccgccgcctcgcctcggccGTCACCTTCTTCACCACCCCGCGCAACGCGCCCTTCATCCGCGCTGGCCTCGCtggtgccggcgccggcgccgcggtCGTCGAGCTTCCGTTCCCCTCCGAGCAGGACGCCCCGCAGAGCACGGACGAGCTCCCATCGTCGACCAGTCTTGTCGACTTCGTCACCGCGGTGGCGGCGCTCCAGCCGGCGTTCGCGGACGCGCTCGCCAAGATCGAGCCCAGGCCGGACCTGCTCGTCCACGACGGATTCCTCCGGTGGGCCAAGGACATCGCCGACGAGCTCGGCATGCCGCGGCTTGTCACCCTCGGCTTCGGCGGCTTCGCCACGTACGTCAACCGGGCAGTCACGGCACACAGGCCGAACGCACGCGTGAGCTCGCCGTCCGAGCCGTTCCCGGTCCACGGTGTGCCGGACCTCCGCCTCACGAAGGCCGACCTCAACCCGCCGTTCGACGACCCGGAGCCTTCCGGCCCGCACTGGGACTTAATTTGCAAGAACCGCATCAGCATGTACTCCAGCCGGGGCATCATCGTCAATTCCTTCCACGAGCTGGAGTCGATCTACATCGACCTGTGGAACCGGGAGTTCGACATCAAGATGTGGCCGATCGGACCGCTCTGTCTCGCGGCCTCCGAACCGGCGGTCCAGACCAAGGACGACCGTGAGATCTCAGAGTGGCTCGACTCGAGGCTCGCCATGGACCGGCCGGTCCTCTATGTCGCGTTCGGCTCGCAGGCCGAGCTGAGCCGGGCACAGCTGGAAGAGATCGCCGTCGGGTTGGACAACTCCGGTGTGGACTTCCTATGGGTGGTCCGGTCCAAATGGCTCAATCCAGATGACCGGTTCAATGACAGGTTCGGAGACAGGGGCAAGGTTGTCGAAGGTTTCATCAACCAGCTCGGAGTGCTGGGTCACAAATCAGTGAAAGGATTTTTCACCCACTGCGGATGGAACTCTGTGCTGGAGAGCATCACCATGGGCGTGCCAATACTGGCGTTCCCAATGGCGGCCGAGCAGAAGCTCAATGCCAAATTCGTCGTGGACGTGATCCATGTGGGGCTCCGAGTTCGGCCGAAGGAAGACGCCAACAAGGCAGGTAGCGGGTTGGTTATGAGTGGAGACGTGCAGGTGTTGGCAAGGGAACTGATCTTGGGAGAGGAAGGGAAACGCGCCGCTGCTAGAGCTGGTGAGCTCTCCGTGTCTTCTAGAAAGACCATGGACATAGGTGGGTCCTCGTTTGAAAACTTGGCGCAGATGGTTCAGGAGGTCAGTGAGACCCATGCCAATAATGGTGAGTAAATATAATCGTTGCTATGTGGTTGATGCGGGCTAGTCGTCCAGGCTTAGTATGAAACTCATAATTGATGTCGATGTTTGTTTGGAGCTTTGTACTGGTGGACCGTGCACCGTCCGGTCTCCTATTTCCAACCGTCTGATCCCGTCATCCCGTCATAGCAGGTCGTTTTCTCGCCCCCATCTTAGATCACGCGACAGcgggtcgtcttcctcccctccatGTCTCAAATCCAACCACCAGGCACGCATGGGGCCGTGGCTGCACCCACCCCACGCCGACAATAGCTCGCCGCCCTGGCCGTCTGTCGCTGGCCTCGCCGCTGTCGTCTCATGTCTTTCTCGCCGATCCACACATGCAACAATTTTCGCCCGCAGTTGCAGCTCCCTCACTAGCGATGGCAGCTTCGGTGGGACGGCCACAGCTCCAGTAGCGCTGGTCACCGGTCGCAGCACCCCGACGACGAGCTCGCAAGGTATCCTTTGGGTTTACTGATGGCAACAAAAATGTccgccggtagtagcaaaaaaatgtgctggttccagcaaaaatagcTCGCCGGTGCCGCCACCCCGTCGCCATTGTAGCAAAAACGATCAACGGTTGTAGCTTGTGTGATTGCCAGTTGCAGCAACAAAAACTTTACACCACCCCCACGTCGGCCCAGCACCACTCCGGCGGCGGGCAGGGGCAGCAAAATTCCCCGCTGGTTCTAGCAAAATTATCCGCCGGTGGTAGTTTTTCCCGctaccggttgtagcaaaaaacgcAGCACCGTCGTCGCCATCACAAACTTCGTCGTCGCCATTGCAGCATATATCGTCACTGGTGGTAGCTTTTCTGTTGCCAGTTGTAGCAAAAAACGCAGCACCGTCGTCGCCGCCACAAACTTCGCCGTCGCCGTTGCAGCATATATCGTCACTGGTGGTAGCTTTTCTGTTGCCAGTCGTAGCAAAAATCATGCACCGTTTTGTCGCCGCCACAACTTCACCGTTGTCGGTTGCAGCATATCTCGTCGTCAGTGGTAGCTTTTCTGTTGCCAGTTGTAGCAAAAATAACGCACCATTGTCGCCGCCATAACCTCGTCGTCGGTTGCGACATATCCACTTGTCGGTTGTAGCACGGCCGGTCACCGGCTGTAAGACGTGCCAGTGGCGTAGTAGCACGGCCGGGCGCCCCGATGAGAGGCCGttggagctagagatggtgcgcgGGGAGAATAGCCGGAGCTGTGTATAAGAGGTGGCCGTGCGCGTGGGGAAATCGCTGGCCGTGGGGTAGATGACGACCTCACTAGCGATATTGGGCTGCCGGGGACGGCCTAGCCGGCGTGATGTGGGTTGCAGCGGCGGGAACGGGGGAGATGCATGTGACGCTGGGAAAAAAATGAGTGGACAGTGAGAAGGATAAGGTCCGGCTGGCTCATCTTGTGTGGGACCAACAAAGCAGGAGCACGTGGGAGCTTGCGACTGGCCGAAGCTTCGGCCAACGCCCCAAAAGTTTACCTAGTTCAAATGGTGCTCAGGCTCATTTACACATTGTGAATAGTAAATTTAAAAGAATAGTAAAACTATTTTGAAAGGGCTTGTTTATGTCATATCTAGATCTGAGAGAATATCTCACATTTAAGTATGATGTCAGTGTCACCTTATTTTTTTCATTGTTTGTCCTATTCTTTGATTTTAATTTGTTAAAGCCCAAAACTAAAAACCAGCTCGCCACACGTCCGCCTGGGTGGCCGGCCTATACGTAAATCTGGTCGCTAGCTCccctaaaaaaaaagaaaaaactggtCGCTAGCTATCGTACAAAAAAAATCTGATCGCTAGCTTTTTCTGAAAAAAAACTGATTGTTAATGCTAACATCGATTTCTTAGCTTTTGCGTCTGATCCTTATACATTTACAAGTACATCTCTCATTGCTAGCTTCTAGGCTACCaactgttgttttttgccttttggtTTTTGCATTTTTCACTCTTATATTTTATAATTAATTTTCAGTAAGGAACATAGTTTGATCAAAACAAATTTCaaaaaacatgttcatgaatttACATAATTTTCTTCAAATTATAAAAAATATTAACGAATACCAAATATGTTTTAACATACAGTGAACAATCCTTTAATATATGATGATCATTTTGTGAATACACACTATTGTTTTgcaatatacattgaacatttttttaacataaACCGAACTTTTTTAtatatgatgaactttttttaattatGCACAATGAACATTTCTTTAAATACACTAAATTATTTTAGAACATGTACTAAAATATTTATCatgcattcaaaaaatattcatggattaAAAAATATATTCATAACTCAAAATTTGGTCGCAGATTCAGAAAAATATGTTAATAAATTTCCAAAATATTCATGATTTGAAAAAAGTACGtaattttgaaaaaggttcagGAATTCTACAAAAATACTCATAGAAAGGAAAGGAAaagtagaaaaacaaaaaaagaatggAAAGCGaacaggaaaaaacaaaaaaaatgagaaaaccaaatagagaaaatagataAATGAGAAGAGAAAAAATGGAcacattttgatttttttaaaaatttggTAAACACCAACAATTTTAGAAAAATGAACAAATTTACAAATTTTGGAACATTTATTGAAACATGTGAACTTATGAAAAAGGGAAACGAAtcaggaaaaatgaaaaaaaaatgagatcaacttttgaaaaatataaaaattgAAAGGAGAGGAAAaccactgaagaaaaaaatgataaaataagaaacagaaaaaacatgaagaaacaaaacaaaaatgtaTCCTAGCTACTTGGGCCGGCTCATCTGCGGTTTCTTCGCtatcaagggtggacttgcaactgagacaaaaaaTGTCGCACCCCCAGTGGTGAGTCGAGGGTGGACTCGCAATTGGGACTAAAAAAGGTcgggccccagttgcgagtcgagtttggacttgcaactaggacaaaaaaggttgggccccaattgtgagtcgatggtggacttgcaattgggacaagAAAAGGTTGAGCCCCAATTGCGAGTCAGAcggtggacatgcaactaggacaaaaaaggttgggcctcaattgcgagttgagggtggacttgcaagtgGGACTAAAAAAACTCAGGCTCTACTTGCGAGTCGAGAGGGTGGccttgcaactcggacaaaaaaggttgggtcctagttgcgagtcaaggatggacttgcaacttggaCAAAAAAGGTTGGGACCAGTTgtgagttgagggtggacttgcaactcggacgAAAACGGttgggccccagttgcgagtcgagagtGGACTCCTAACTGGGATAAAAAAATcggaccctagttgcgagtcgagagtGGACTTACAATTAGGACAAAAAAATGTCGGCGGCCAGTTCCGAGTCGAGAGTGGAATTGCAACCCGGAAAAAAGGTCGGGCCCCAGTTGCAACTCGAGTGTGGACTTGTAACTGGAACAATAAAATGTCGGACGCCATTTGCGAGTTGAGAGTGGACTTGCAAGTGGGAGAAAAAAAAGGCCAGGTCCCAGTTACGAGTCGAGGGGGAGgattgcaactaggacaaaaaaaggtTGGGCCCCATTTTGCGAGTCGACGATGAACTTGCAAGAGGGACAAAAAAGGCCGGGTCCAGTTGCGAGACGAGGGCTgatttgcaactgggacaaaaaaggtcgaaccccagttgcgagtcaagggtggagttgcaactgggatAAAAAAAGGTCAAGCCCCAGTTACGAGTttagggtggacttgcaacttgaAGAAAAAAGGTCAGACCCCAATTGTGAGTTGAGGGATGACAAAAGCAAAGCCAAACATGCCTAGGCCAATAATAGGATACACAATAAACAAACGCGACAAAGCAAGGTGGAATATAGCGCTTGCAAAAAAATTACAGGAAATAAATCAAACAATGAAGTTAAAATATAAAAACATGGATTTTCAAAAGACCAAAAAATAGGTAAAAAAGTTTAAACCCAAATTTtcttgaaaaaggaaaaaaagagccTTGTTCCAAAAGACCAAACGAAAACTACAAGTTGGCACCCTAGCGCCCTATAAGTCACGGAGCATACCAATACTTTGCCTTGCTTCTCcttactcttttttcttttctttcgagGATGCCTCTGCTTGCTCTCAATTACATTGCTTCAAAAAAATTACAGTCGTCAAGCACACCGACATTCCAACCCACAAAAAATGCACAAAAAAATTGGTTACTTTCGCCATTGGACCAGGCCCAACGAAGACAACATGACACAATTGAGCAACAAACACGACTGCATGGGACGCACGAGTGCGAGGAACAGTTGCATGAATCTTTTAGCAAATTCTTATCCTATGGTGATAGACTTAGATGTGAGGTAACTATTTCACATTTAGATGTGAAATAGAAAACCCAATTTTGAAAATCTTTAAAAATTAGGCATCCAAGATGCCCATGTGTAAAAGGTGTGTGTAAATTTTTGTGATGTTTGGACATTTGAGGAGCTCGTATACAATAATCGACTTAAAATAGTGTTCTTTTCGAAGATTCTCAGAcatccaattttattttattttgcatgaGCTCCTCGGATGTGCAAACACCGCAAAATATTTACACACACACGTGATCATCTTGGATGCCTAATTTTTTAGAGTTTTTTGAGTATGACATGGACTTATTGATATTGCTTACTATATATTTTTGTACAGTGTTTTCCCTATTATATTAGCCAGATGATGAAAAATCTTTGTGTAACACTCTTTATATGGCAAGGATGTTCAACGAATTGATTGTTGGACCTGGCCAACCTTGGTTCGTGACAACTGGCACCGCGGCCACTAGGGCGAGAGTGGAAAGAGGAAAGCGGAAACTTGGGTCTGGTGTCATGTTGATATAGAGGATGTGGACCTGAgggtgagatctttagtcatgccTATTTGTCTAGGGACATGGGATGAGGTCTTTAGCCATGCTCATTCGGTTAGGACATGTGGTATTtgttttttcccgttgcaacgcacatgctTGTTTGCTAGTCTAATAACAATAAGTTACCAATATGTTTAAAAATAATATCACCTAGCAGATGAAAATTATTTAATTCTTGTAACTTCATATTACTTGATGGACAATTCGGTTAAAAGTTGGTTCTAACCAAGGATTAGCAAATATATATGCACTAAGCAGCCTCTTGTGTTTGTGACATTCAATGGAGAAAATTGGAAGTTATGTGATCAATACAATCTAACTGTAGATTGTGCACTCATTTGGTCGTAGACACTGCAAATTGTTCTATTCGAGGAAGTTAGTGAGGCGGCCACACAATACACCAATATGTTTGGTTGTGTCCAAGGCCAATTCTCGATTAGATACTTGGCAATTCCAATTCATTATCGATGCCTCACTAATGCGGAGTGAAAATATGTTGAGTGACGTTTAGAGAAACGTTTGAACAGTTGGAAAGACAAGTTGCTCTCCGCTGAATTATGATTTGTCTTATCAATTTTCTTCTCATAAACATGGTTCTATATATGCCCTCAAGTTTCGAACTTCCAAAAGGGGTCATGCAAAGGCTGGATCATTACATATCCAGAATCTTTTGGCAAGGGGCAATGAAAAGGAAAAACATAGGTCAACCAAATGGAGCGTGCCTTGTCGACCAAAAGATCAATGAGGTATGTTGAAATAtgtcatagaggcaataataaatgtattattatattttcatgTTCATAATTAAGTCTTTTTCTGTGTTATAATTACATTGATTCTTGAATATGATATTCAGAGGAAACCTCAATTGCATGTGTCCAAATATAAACACTAAATGAATCACTAGTCATGCCTCTAGAACTACCTCATGTATTCATGATGATCTTGTTTTTCTGATCATGGGCATTGTTCAAGTAACAAGGATGCCATCAGTAATGACAACACATTATTATCGAATCAATGATATTGAATAGACCCAACTTATGAATTACTACGTGATCACATTTTTATTGTGTTGCGAGTACTTTTGTATAAAGTATTACGTTTACTTACTTCCGTAGACCCGAATTAATGGAATAAATTTCCAAATCATGGATATTTTTCAAATCACATCTTCacgaaacatttttaaaattcatggacattttctgaaatactGGAAAAATTCTTAAAATCATGAACACATTTTCAAATCCAAGGATTTGTATTTTCAAATCTATGTGCAATTTTTGAAATTCAAGACATTATTGGGAATGCTGGATTTTTCAAATTCTGGAACAATTCTTGAAGTTTGCAATATCTTTTGAAttgacgaacattttttaaaattagcAGCCCATTGGGTAATAAGTTCTTGGGACGACCCAACACACGACTGTTGTAGGCGAGCCTAGCGAGATGCTCGCTAAAATCGAGGGAGCTATATCTCGCCGACGTAGGCGAGAGCCAGATGGGCTTGCTCAA
Protein-coding regions in this window:
- the LOC123170426 gene encoding UDP-glycosyltransferase 90A1, which gives rise to MAASPPLRHVAMLPFMAKGHAMPLLHLAHLLLGRRLASAVTFFTTPRNAPFIRAGLAGAGAGAAVVELPFPSEQDAPQSTDELPSSTSLVDFVTAVAALQPAFADALAKIEPRPDLLVHDGFLRWAKDIADELGMPRLVTLGFGGFATYVNRAVTAHRPNARVSSPSEPFPVHGVPDLRLTKADLNPPFDDPEPSGPHWDLICKNRISMYSSRGIIVNSFHELESIYIDLWNREFDIKMWPIGPLCLAASEPAVQTKDDREISEWLDSRLAMDRPVLYVAFGSQAELSRAQLEEIAVGLDNSGVDFLWVVRSKWLNPDDRFNDRFGDRGKVVEGFINQLGVLGHKSVKGFFTHCGWNSVLESITMGVPILAFPMAAEQKLNAKFVVDVIHVGLRVRPKEDANKAGSGLVMSGDVQVLARELILGEEGKRAAARAGELSVSSRKTMDIGGSSFENLAQMVQEVSETHANNGE